Below is a genomic region from Borrelia sp. P9F1.
AACCAAGAGAGTGGAATCATACTCAAATCAACAGAAGAGATCTTAAGCGAAAAGAAAGCTCTACTTAAGGAACAGGGCATTGTTGTATCTAAAAATCGAATCTTTGATATCATGAATTATCCCAGTGCCGAGATCGACAGACAGATACTTCTAGCATTAAGTGAATTATTTAAACGTATTGATGAGGGCGGTTCATTTTTCAAGGAATGGGAGGCAAGACTTAGCACACCAAGCAGCTCTACTTTTGATGCAGTACGCAAAGCATTCCTAGAGATTGACGGAGTTCGGTATTGCAATCTAACAAGCGGGGCAGGGGTAATTGCTTTGTTTTTACTAATTACGGATAAAAATTATTTCATAAATGGTGATCTTAAGACGTTAGACACTAAAATCAAAAATCAAATATGGGAAGTCTTTTATAAGGTAATGCCTTGTGGAACGGCCTTCTTGGGAGATATTACCGTTGATGGTCTTAACGATATGAGGCAGAATAAGACTTACAAATTTAGTCTAGGTACTCCTAAATATGTGTACATGAAGGTTTACTACAAAATCAATCATAAAGATTACATACATATTGATATTGATACTAAACTCAGAGAAATCTACAAACAAATAATTGATGAAAATTATAAAGACATGGGTATTGATTATGCTTATCAAGATTTTCTAGCTCCCGTAAGCATGATTAAAGGAATAAAGTCAATAAGGGTGGGTACTATTGTTAAGGAAGATGAGACAACAGAGAGCAAATCTATACAAGACAGCCAGTACACATTTAATCAAGACATAGAAGTAAAGCCTAACCAGATGCTACTTTTTGATATAAAAGAGCGGTTACTTATTGATATTGATAAGGGGTAATAAATGGACACAGCTCATAACTCTACATACAACATTCCAGAGGCTTTAAGAAATACACAGTTAGGCAAGGTTATTGATAACGAAATTGAATACAAAAAATTTATTCTAAATGAGATAAGAGAGATAACAGATAATTTTTCAT
It encodes:
- a CDS encoding DUF276 domain-containing protein (DUF276 is restricted to Borreliella and related spirochetes.), whose translation is MSKITIFNQESGIILKSTEEILSEKKALLKEQGIVVSKNRIFDIMNYPSAEIDRQILLALSELFKRIDEGGSFFKEWEARLSTPSSSTFDAVRKAFLEIDGVRYCNLTSGAGVIALFLLITDKNYFINGDLKTLDTKIKNQIWEVFYKVMPCGTAFLGDITVDGLNDMRQNKTYKFSLGTPKYVYMKVYYKINHKDYIHIDIDTKLREIYKQIIDENYKDMGIDYAYQDFLAPVSMIKGIKSIRVGTIVKEDETTESKSIQDSQYTFNQDIEVKPNQMLLFDIKERLLIDIDKG